In Flavobacterium gelatinilyticum, a genomic segment contains:
- a CDS encoding LysE family translocator, with protein sequence MINDILAGLPWGLFLSFMVGPVFFILLETSITKGFRAALVFDCGVVLGDVFFIAIAYLGSYRLISSLKDKPALFIFGGIIMLAYGIISFIRLRKEEKINDEEIDRDIIKRNYGSLFVKGFLLNVINIGVLGFWLAVIISVGPKLEMQNSRMITFFTSVIIAYLLVDCIKILLAKQLKSKMTPTNILKIKKGISIVLMVFGVVLITQGWFPKEKEMVKNAFERIEKK encoded by the coding sequence ATGATAAATGATATTCTGGCTGGACTGCCATGGGGGCTTTTTCTTAGCTTTATGGTAGGTCCGGTATTTTTTATACTGCTAGAGACCAGCATTACCAAAGGTTTCAGAGCTGCACTGGTCTTTGATTGTGGTGTCGTATTGGGTGATGTTTTTTTTATAGCAATTGCTTATTTAGGAAGTTACCGATTGATTTCGAGCTTAAAAGATAAGCCGGCACTGTTTATTTTTGGAGGCATTATAATGCTGGCATACGGTATAATTTCTTTTATCAGATTAAGAAAAGAAGAAAAAATAAACGATGAAGAAATTGATCGTGATATTATCAAAAGAAACTACGGAAGTTTATTTGTAAAAGGTTTTTTACTGAACGTTATTAACATAGGTGTTCTAGGTTTTTGGTTAGCAGTAATTATTTCTGTAGGACCAAAACTAGAAATGCAGAACTCAAGAATGATTACTTTTTTTACTTCTGTGATCATTGCTTATTTATTAGTTGATTGTATCAAAATACTATTAGCCAAACAATTAAAATCTAAAATGACACCAACTAACATCCTTAAAATTAAAAAAGGAATTAGTATTGTTTTAATGGTTTTTGGAGTAGTGTTAATAACTCAGGGATGGTTTCCAAAAGAAAAAGAAATGGTTAAAAATGCTTTTGAAAGAATAGAAAAGAAGTAG
- a CDS encoding head GIN domain-containing protein, with product MKKLIIGAAILFVQMSFGQVTKELGDFDTVKVFDKLTVKLVQGSENKIVVKGAREAELEAVNKNGILKLRMPFPKLLSGNDLDITLYYKHIELIDANEGASVTSNETLKATSFKVSAQEGAKINVDLEVDKLKVSSVSGGEITVTGKADNMDAGLGAGGYLLASKLATSQTKVSVSAGGKADVNASTLVDAKVSAGGSIYIYGKPKQINQKTVLGGKIEQVK from the coding sequence ATGAAAAAGCTAATTATAGGAGCAGCAATTTTATTTGTACAAATGTCTTTTGGTCAGGTTACCAAAGAATTAGGAGATTTTGATACCGTAAAAGTATTTGATAAATTAACCGTAAAACTGGTTCAGGGATCTGAAAATAAAATTGTTGTAAAAGGAGCAAGAGAAGCAGAGTTAGAAGCTGTAAACAAAAATGGAATTCTAAAATTAAGAATGCCTTTTCCAAAACTTCTTTCAGGAAATGATCTGGATATTACATTGTATTACAAACACATAGAACTTATTGATGCCAATGAGGGAGCTTCTGTAACAAGTAATGAAACCCTTAAAGCAACTTCTTTTAAAGTAAGTGCGCAGGAAGGTGCAAAAATTAACGTAGATTTGGAGGTTGATAAACTGAAAGTAAGTTCGGTTTCCGGAGGAGAAATCACCGTAACCGGTAAGGCAGACAACATGGATGCAGGACTTGGAGCAGGTGGATATCTTCTGGCAAGTAAATTAGCCACGTCTCAAACGAAAGTAAGCGTTTCTGCGGGCGGAAAAGCCGATGTTAATGCTTCGACCCTTGTTGATGCAAAAGTGAGCGCAGGAGGCTCTATTTACATTTATGGAAAACCAAAACAAATTAATCAGAAAACAGTTTTAGGTGGTAAAATTGAACAAGTAAAATAA
- the folB gene encoding dihydroneopterin aldolase yields MGVIKLKNIRTFSYHGCLIEEGKIGSDYTVDLKIKTNLQKSAETDHLLDTVDYVHLNKIVAEEMAIRSHLLEHVAKRINIRVLAEIETVEKTTVWVSKINPPIGGDVESVTIKMTEIRK; encoded by the coding sequence ATGGGAGTTATAAAACTGAAAAATATCCGTACTTTTTCTTACCACGGATGTTTAATTGAAGAAGGAAAAATTGGATCTGATTATACTGTTGATCTAAAAATTAAAACCAATTTACAGAAATCGGCCGAAACAGATCATCTTTTAGACACTGTTGATTACGTTCATTTGAACAAAATTGTAGCTGAAGAAATGGCAATTCGTTCGCATTTATTAGAACATGTAGCCAAAAGAATCAATATTCGTGTGCTGGCAGAGATAGAAACGGTAGAAAAAACAACAGTTTGGGTTTCTAAAATTAATCCTCCTATTGGTGGTGATGTTGAGTCAGTTACTATAAAAATGACGGAAATTAGAAAGTAA